Proteins found in one Gopherus flavomarginatus isolate rGopFla2 chromosome 18, rGopFla2.mat.asm, whole genome shotgun sequence genomic segment:
- the LOC127036815 gene encoding dual specificity protein phosphatase 9-like, translating to MEALGKSTLWLCGELASPAGRLHILDCRSRERYDACHVARALSVALPGLLLRRLRKGKMSVRALLPPAPGAVLLYDEATATLPRPGWDGEESVLATLPRPGRDGEESVLATLPRPGRDGEESVLATLPCPGRDGEESVLATLLRRLREEGCTAYYLQGGFSKFQSEWPDHCESSLEVPSASSCPAPAGTPVVGLGGLSLGSDGDSGPLSSRGLDSEAASPPSYPVQILPHLYLGSARDSANMETLAQLGIRYVLNVTPNLPNLFEEQGGFRYKQIPISDHWSQNLACFFPEAIAFIDEAVSQNCGILVHCLAGVSRSVTVTVAYLMQRLSLSLNDAYDLVKRKKADISPNFNFMGQLLDFERELGLAKGSPATPGAPDGHGQTPTSSPGCFFMPPPSECEEEDGSFQRYPT from the exons ATGGAAGCCCTGGGGAAATCCACCCTGTGGCTCTGTGGGGAGCTGGCGTCCCCGGCTGGCCGGCTGCACATCCTGGATTGCCGCAGCCGGGAGCGCTACGACGCCTGCCACGTGGCCCGGGCGCTGAGCGTGGCCCTGCCAGGGCTGCTGCTGCGGCGGCTGCGCAAGGGGAAGATGTCGGTGCGGGCACTGCTCCCGCCCGCGCCGGGCGCCGTCCTGCTGTACGACGAGGCCACCGCCACGCTGCCGCGCCCCGGATGGGACGGCGAGGAGTCGGTGCTGGCCACGCTGCCGCGCCCCGGTCGGGATGGCGAGGAGTCAGTGCTGGCCACGCTGCCGCGCCCCGGCCGGGACGGCGAGGAGTCGGTGCTGGCCACGCTGCCGTGCCCCGGCCGGGACGGCGAGGAGTCGGTGCTGGCCACGCTGCTGCGCAGGCTGCGGGAGGAAGGCTGCACGGCGTATTACCTGCAAG GCGGCTTCTCCAAGTTCCAGTCCGAGTGGCCAGATCACTGCGAGAGCAGCCTGGAGGTGCCCAGCGCCAGCAGCTGCCCCGCTCCTGCGGGGACcccagtggtggggctgggggggctgagcCTGGGCTCAGACGGGGACTCGGGACCCCTGAgcagcaggggcctggactcGGAGGCAGCCAGCCCCCCGTCCTACCCGGTGCAGATCCTGCCTCACCTCTACCTGGGCAGCGCCCGCGACTCGGCCAACATGGAGACGCTGGCACAGCTGGGCATCCGCTACGTCCTGAACGTCACCCCCAACCTGCCCAACCTCTTCGAGGAGCAGGGCGGCTTCCGCTACAAGCAGATCCCCATCTCGGACCACTGGAGCCAGAACCTGGCCTGCTTCTTCCCGGAGGCCATCGCCTTCATCG acgAGGCCGTGTCCCAGAACTGCGGCATCCTTGTTCACTGCCTGGCGGGTGTGAGCCGCTCGGTGACGGTGACAGTGGCCTACCTCATGCAGCGCCTCAGCCTGTCGCTCAACGACGCCTACGACCTGGTCAAGCGCAAGAAGGCCGACATCTCGCCCAACTTCAACTTCATGGGGCAGCTGCTGGACTTTGAGAGGGAACTGGGGCTGGCCAAGGGATCGCCAGCGACCCCCGGAGCCCCTGACGGGCACGGCCAGACGCCCACATCCTCCCCAGGCTGCTTCTTCATGCCACCGCCCTCCGAatgtgaggaagaggatggcAGCTTCCAGCGTTACCCCACGTAG
- the LOC127036816 gene encoding HAUS augmin-like complex subunit 7 isoform X2, with translation MSAAGQCEWHLRWPIGAGLSATRAAGKMAEAAAASVYEQLKELRCPLLDGVFLPEPGAALGLLCAPSAQRLELLAWLCARANPPLQEQFATLTESQMEEKTQEMAKLGSDLLLCRSDELDLIEGEASAERQLRFMEQLLDVIRYLDAITGTDTGDSTTSREESLRGAARKNEEFLREVFSSPSLPALLAPTLPPCTADIKPLLLEELAPHMRSRLSGRSSGKTLAELSRTLEEANAALERLSAESSSLQGDTEPLAPGTALQTLALAACDSHQLMAAFRQVYETELREHCVRGPAPRLSPCGPLAQHLHQALTLCTQELRALAQLSDTSEQVVQTVERRRGEQGTSPPVTLRKLPQSRQRTQASGRGLGAAAELM, from the exons ATGAGCGCTGCAGGTCAGTGTGAGTGGCACCTGCGCTGGCCAATTGGAGCGGGGCTCAGCGCTACGCGGGCTGCAGGAAAGATGGCGGAGGCCGCGGCCGCCTCGGTGTATGAGCAACTGAAG gagctgcgctgccccctgctggacggAGTTTTCCTGCCCGAGCCCGGGGCGGCCCTGGGGCTCCTCTGCGCCCCCTCGGCCCAGCGCCTGGAGCTGCTGGCCTGGCTCTGCGCCCG AGCGAACCCCCCCCTCCAAGAGCAATTCGCCACTCTCACGGAGTCGCAGATGGAGGAGAAAACTCAAG AAATGGCCAAACTGGGCTCCGACCTGCTGCTGTGTCGATCAGACGAGCTTGATCTCATTGAG GGGGAGGCCAGTGCCGAGCGGCAGCTCcggttcatggagcagctgctggaTGTGATTCGGTACCTGGACGCCATCACTGGGACGGACACCGGGGACTCGACCACCTCCAG GGAGGAGTCGCTCCGGGGGGCCGCGAGGAAGAACGAGGAGTTCCTTCGCGAGGTCTTCTCCAGCCCCAGTTTGCCGGCCTTgctggcccccaccctgcccccctgcaccgccGACATcaagccgctgctgctggaggagctggcCCCGCACATGAG GAGCCGGCTGTCAGGGAGATCCAGTGGGAAGACGCTGGCTGAGCTCTCCAGGACCCTGGAGGAGGCAAACGCCGCACTGGAGCGGCTGAGCGCAGAG AGCTCCTCCCTGCAGGGGGACACGgagcccctggcccctggcactgccctgcagACCCTGGCGCTGGCAGCCTGCGACTCACACCAGCTGATGGCGGCCTTCAGGCAAGTGTACGAGACAGAGCTGCGGGAACACTGCGTCCGTGGCCCCGCCCCACGGCTCAGCCCCTGTGGTCCCCTGGCCCAGCACCTGCACCAGGCCCTCACCCTCTGCACCCAG GAGCTGCGGGCGCTGGCCCAGCTGAGCGACACCTCAGAGCAGGTGGTGCAGACGGTGGAGCGGAGACGCGGCGAGCAAGGCACCAGCCCCCCAGTGACACTGCGTAAGTTGCCCCAGagcaggcagagaacccaggcgtccggccgg
- the LOC127036816 gene encoding HAUS augmin-like complex subunit 7 isoform X1, translated as MSAAGQCEWHLRWPIGAGLSATRAAGKMAEAAAASVYEQLKELRCPLLDGVFLPEPGAALGLLCAPSAQRLELLAWLCARANPPLQEQFATLTESQMEEKTQEMAKLGSDLLLCRSDELDLIEGEASAERQLRFMEQLLDVIRYLDAITGTDTGDSTTSSREESLRGAARKNEEFLREVFSSPSLPALLAPTLPPCTADIKPLLLEELAPHMRSRLSGRSSGKTLAELSRTLEEANAALERLSAESSSLQGDTEPLAPGTALQTLALAACDSHQLMAAFRQVYETELREHCVRGPAPRLSPCGPLAQHLHQALTLCTQELRALAQLSDTSEQVVQTVERRRGEQGTSPPVTLRKLPQSRQRTQASGRGLGAAAELM; from the exons ATGAGCGCTGCAGGTCAGTGTGAGTGGCACCTGCGCTGGCCAATTGGAGCGGGGCTCAGCGCTACGCGGGCTGCAGGAAAGATGGCGGAGGCCGCGGCCGCCTCGGTGTATGAGCAACTGAAG gagctgcgctgccccctgctggacggAGTTTTCCTGCCCGAGCCCGGGGCGGCCCTGGGGCTCCTCTGCGCCCCCTCGGCCCAGCGCCTGGAGCTGCTGGCCTGGCTCTGCGCCCG AGCGAACCCCCCCCTCCAAGAGCAATTCGCCACTCTCACGGAGTCGCAGATGGAGGAGAAAACTCAAG AAATGGCCAAACTGGGCTCCGACCTGCTGCTGTGTCGATCAGACGAGCTTGATCTCATTGAG GGGGAGGCCAGTGCCGAGCGGCAGCTCcggttcatggagcagctgctggaTGTGATTCGGTACCTGGACGCCATCACTGGGACGGACACCGGGGACTCGACCACCTCCAG CAGGGAGGAGTCGCTCCGGGGGGCCGCGAGGAAGAACGAGGAGTTCCTTCGCGAGGTCTTCTCCAGCCCCAGTTTGCCGGCCTTgctggcccccaccctgcccccctgcaccgccGACATcaagccgctgctgctggaggagctggcCCCGCACATGAG GAGCCGGCTGTCAGGGAGATCCAGTGGGAAGACGCTGGCTGAGCTCTCCAGGACCCTGGAGGAGGCAAACGCCGCACTGGAGCGGCTGAGCGCAGAG AGCTCCTCCCTGCAGGGGGACACGgagcccctggcccctggcactgccctgcagACCCTGGCGCTGGCAGCCTGCGACTCACACCAGCTGATGGCGGCCTTCAGGCAAGTGTACGAGACAGAGCTGCGGGAACACTGCGTCCGTGGCCCCGCCCCACGGCTCAGCCCCTGTGGTCCCCTGGCCCAGCACCTGCACCAGGCCCTCACCCTCTGCACCCAG GAGCTGCGGGCGCTGGCCCAGCTGAGCGACACCTCAGAGCAGGTGGTGCAGACGGTGGAGCGGAGACGCGGCGAGCAAGGCACCAGCCCCCCAGTGACACTGCGTAAGTTGCCCCAGagcaggcagagaacccaggcgtccggccgg
- the LOC127036816 gene encoding HAUS augmin-like complex subunit 7 isoform X3: MSAAGQCEWHLRWPIGAGLSATRAAGKMAEAAAASVYEQLKELRCPLLDGVFLPEPGAALGLLCAPSAQRLELLAWLCARANPPLQEQFATLTESQMEEKTQEMAKLGSDLLLCRSDELDLIEGEASAERQLRFMEQLLDVIRYLDAITGTDTGDSTTSSREESLRGAARKNEEFLREVFSSPSLPALLAPTLPPCTADIKPLLLEELAPHMRSRLSGRSSGKTLAELSRTLEEANAALERLSAESSSLQGDTEPLAPGTALQTLALAACDSHQLMAAFRQVYETELREHCVRGPAPRLSPCGPLAQHLHQALTLCTQLPPGAAGAGPAERHLRAGGADGGAETRRARHQPPSDTA; encoded by the exons ATGAGCGCTGCAGGTCAGTGTGAGTGGCACCTGCGCTGGCCAATTGGAGCGGGGCTCAGCGCTACGCGGGCTGCAGGAAAGATGGCGGAGGCCGCGGCCGCCTCGGTGTATGAGCAACTGAAG gagctgcgctgccccctgctggacggAGTTTTCCTGCCCGAGCCCGGGGCGGCCCTGGGGCTCCTCTGCGCCCCCTCGGCCCAGCGCCTGGAGCTGCTGGCCTGGCTCTGCGCCCG AGCGAACCCCCCCCTCCAAGAGCAATTCGCCACTCTCACGGAGTCGCAGATGGAGGAGAAAACTCAAG AAATGGCCAAACTGGGCTCCGACCTGCTGCTGTGTCGATCAGACGAGCTTGATCTCATTGAG GGGGAGGCCAGTGCCGAGCGGCAGCTCcggttcatggagcagctgctggaTGTGATTCGGTACCTGGACGCCATCACTGGGACGGACACCGGGGACTCGACCACCTCCAG CAGGGAGGAGTCGCTCCGGGGGGCCGCGAGGAAGAACGAGGAGTTCCTTCGCGAGGTCTTCTCCAGCCCCAGTTTGCCGGCCTTgctggcccccaccctgcccccctgcaccgccGACATcaagccgctgctgctggaggagctggcCCCGCACATGAG GAGCCGGCTGTCAGGGAGATCCAGTGGGAAGACGCTGGCTGAGCTCTCCAGGACCCTGGAGGAGGCAAACGCCGCACTGGAGCGGCTGAGCGCAGAG AGCTCCTCCCTGCAGGGGGACACGgagcccctggcccctggcactgccctgcagACCCTGGCGCTGGCAGCCTGCGACTCACACCAGCTGATGGCGGCCTTCAGGCAAGTGTACGAGACAGAGCTGCGGGAACACTGCGTCCGTGGCCCCGCCCCACGGCTCAGCCCCTGTGGTCCCCTGGCCCAGCACCTGCACCAGGCCCTCACCCTCTGCACCCAG CTTCCCCCAGGAGCTGCGGGCGCTGGCCCAGCTGAGCGACACCTCAGAGCAGGTGGTGCAGACGGTGGAGCGGAGACGCGGCGAGCAAGGCACCAGCCCCCCAGTGACACTGCGTAA